The DNA window GTATTTAAAAATGTATAACCCTGTTCCATCTGACACATCATTTTCTTTATCAAAATCAGAAGTTATTTTTCTAATTGAATATTTACTATCCCTAAATTTATCAATTAGAATGTTACAATAATTCTCTAATGAATTTTCTGTTAAGCCTCTTTCTTCATAGGTATACAAACTTGAGTGTATCCACTCTATGTTTTTTACCATTTTAGTAGGTATTTCTTTTTGGGTGACTATGCCAAAATCAATTTGTTTTGCTGCCCAATATCTTCTTTCTATTTCAAGTCTTTCCAACACGGACTTTTTCCCTAACTCACTCGATGATTTTACTGTCCTTGCAATATATTTGTGATTTCGTAAAGTTAGTAGAAATGTAGTTGTTAGTATATATGGAGGCTCTTTATTAATAAAAAACTCTTGCTTAAGGTCTTTATTGTCTTTTACTACCTCTGCTAAATCTAAAAGTGGATAATGTTCTCTAATATCTACTATTTCATCATCCCATTCAAACATGTAGAAACATCTCGTTTGTATATCTGAAAAGAAATGATGTATTCTGTTTGTCTTCCAGCCTTTTATACGTGAAACCCTGCCTTTTGACGGGAAGTCTTGTATAGATAACCAGGGCTTATAGGAGGCTAATTCCCCTGCACCACGGTTTTCAGACAGGAATCTTTTATACTTTGCCATAGTCCAAGAAGTATCTCTTTTGGCCATATAAACCTTCCTTTCTTTCATACTTCTTGGATGTGATGTTAACGTAGTATACTGGGATTTTCAACAGGGATAATGCTTTATTTTATATAGAAAACTTATTAAACGGCTGAATATTGGCGTTTGCTTACTATAAAATTTTTTTCTGAAATTTACCCTTATTTTTGTGCCATTTTTTATTTATTACTATGTCCAGTTACAAATAAGTTTGCTCACGTAGTTACAAAGTTTGCTCGTGATGAAATGTAGTTGTTGCAAGGCTTCTCGCTGTTTCTTCCCTTGTAGTGACAAAGTTTGCTCTCGGGTTTTATTACCTTAAAAAATATAAAAAAATATATAAAAAATGAGAAAATGACAAGCGAGTTTGCTCGTGAGCAGTGAAGAATGACAAAGTTTGCTCGTGGAAGGTAATGAGTATTCATACGCAGGGTATAACCTACGGGAGGAAATATCGAAACCACCTACACATACGAATTATACAGGCTTACGAGGGATTAAAACTGCGTCCGGATTTAATAATTTATACATTCTTATATGCTTTTTTACACAACAAAAAACCGCCAAAGGTATATAAACCAATGACGGTTGGCGCTTGCGATAAGCAAACTTTGTAATTGTAAACAAACTCGTGTGTAATGAAACACCTCTATTAACGCTTGGAGAATTGAGGTGCACGGCGGGCTTTTTTCAAGCCGTACTTGTGGCGTTCCTTCATCCGCGGGTCGCGGGTTAGGAAACCGGCACGCTTTAGCACGGGGCGCAGGTTGGGGTCTGCCTGAACCAAGGCACGGGCAATACCCATTTTAACCGCACCGGCCTGACCGGTGGTACCACCGCCGTGTACTGTACATTTTACATTGAAACGACCTTCTACACCGGTAATTTCTAAAGGTTGGCGTACTATGGCTTCTAAGGTCTTGCGACCGAAGTATTCGCTTAGTTCTTTATTGTTAATGATTAGTTTTCCGTCACCGGGCACCAGATACACCCGGGCCACTGAACTCTTTCTGCGCCCGGTACCATAAAATTGAACTTGGGCCACTCTTACAGCCTCCTTCCACTACAACTTATAATTTAAAATTTCCACTCTTCAGGCTGCTGAGCCTGGTGGGGGTGTTCAGCTCCGCGATATACCTTCAGTTTCTTAGCGGCCTTTGCACCTAAACGATTGTGCGGCATCATACCAAAGATAGCTTTTTCAACAACAGTTTCCGGTTTCTTTTTCATCATTTCGGAATAGGGGGTTGCTTTCAAGCCACCTGGGTAACCGCTGTGACGATAGTATTTCTTTTGTTGCAGTTTATTTCCGGTTAATACAACCTTCTCAGCATTAATTACAATAACATGGTCGCCGGTGTCCACATGGGGAGTATAAGTAGGTTTGTGCTTGCCACGCAGAATGCGTGCGGCTTCAGTTGCCAATCTGCCCAAAGTTTTGCCCTGGGCATCAATTACATACCATTTGCGTTGGACTTCCTCCGGCTTTGCCATGAAAGTCTTCATTTTTTTCCCTCCTTGCAGCATAACCTCAGGCAGAACGGGGCGGGACTGCCTTTAGTCACATAGTTGTATTTTAATATATGGTAAATATCATGTCAAGAAAAACACGCTTCCAGGTGTCTCTTGTCAGTAAAAATTAATAATATACTTTCTCCATGCGCAGACCCTGGGGGGGAACGGTTGGTCCCGCCTGGGTCCGGTCTTTACTGTTCAATATATTGACCAGGTCTTCGGGGGAAATTTTCCCCAGACCCACCTGTATTAAGGTGCCGGCAATTATTCTTACCATGTTGTATAAAAAACCGTTTGCTGTCAATATAATATACACCTTGTCCCTTTCCCGCTCCACCTTTGCCTCGGTAATCTTTCTGACGGTGGTTATTACCGGCGTACCTTGGGCTTGGAATGACTTAAAGTCATGCTCTCCCTCTAAATACTTTGCTGCCCTATCCATTGCCCTGTGGTCCAAGGGTCGGGGTTCATGTAGGGCAAATCTTCTTGAAAAGGGATCGGGCAAGCGGTGATTGTGTATGGTGTATATATAAGTTTTACCAATTGCCGAAAATCTGGCATGGAAGTCTATGCTTACTTCTTCCGCCTTTGTCACTACAATGTCACCGGGCAAAAGGGCATTTAGTGCCAGTGGCAGTTTTTCTAAAGGTACGGGCCAACTGTCACACCTGAAGTTTACCACCTGTCCCTTAGCATGAACGCCGGAATCGGTGCGCCCGGCCCCTATCACCTGCACAGGGCGTTTGGCTAATTTAGATAAGGCCTTTTCCAGCCGGTCTTGTATTGTAGCAACTCCGGAGCCACGCTGTTCTTGGAAACCATGGTAATCGGTGCCATCATATGCCACCGTCAGTTTTATATTTCTCAAAACATTTATCACCAGCCTGCAAACCGGTAAGTAATTGCCATCCCCAGGAAAGCAGCAGTTATTATCAAAGCAAGGTAATCGGTTTTACCCAGATACATTTGATTCATAGAGGTTCTATTGATGCCCCCTCGATAACAGCGGGATTCCATGGCTACCGCCAACTCCTCAGCCCTGCGCAGTGAACCTGCTAACAGGGGAACAATGAATGGAACCAGTGCTTTTATTCTATCAACCAAACCGCCTTGGGTAAAATCTGCTCCTCTGGATCTTTGGGCTTTCATAATAACTTCCGCTTCACTCACCAGCGTGGGAATAAACCGCAAGGCAATGGTCATCATCATAGACAACTCATGGGCAGGAACCCCAATTCTTTTAAAGGGACTTAAAATTTTTTCCAGGGCATGGGTAAGTGCCACCGGAGAAGTGGTAAGTGTAAGAACAGAAACCAGCATTACCACCATTACTAAACGGCCTACAAAAATCAGTGCCTTTTCAAGGCCTTCTTTTGTCATATGGAGAAAGGCCAAGGAAAAGACTGTCTCACCGGGAACTGAAAAGGCATGAAACACAAAGGTAAAAGTAATAATTACCCAAAGGGGCCATAAACCCCGAAAAACAAAACGAATTAATTTAGCCACAGGTAATATTATTAATGCTAAATACAGAGAGGAAATTAAAATACCTTTTATTCCCGGCCATACAAATATGGCCAATGTTCCGGTAATGACGGCCAACACTTTAACCACAGGGTTTAACCGATGTACAATGGAGTTACCCGGTACAAATTGACCAAGGGTAATGCGTCCTAACATATAAGCTAGCCTCCTGTTTTAAGGCAGCCCTTTACTTTTAGTATTTCATTAACCGCTTCATCGATACCTAACACATCATTGGGTACATCTAAACCCCGTTGCTGTAGTTTTAACATTACATTGACTTCAAAGGGAACCGTTAAGCCCATTTCTATTAGCCGATCGGCTTGCTTAAATACCTCCCGGGGGGAGCCTTGCATCTCTATTTTTCCTTTATTGAGTACTATCAATTGTTCCGTTATTTCCGCTGCTTCTTCCATACTGTGTGTGACTATAATTATGGTAATATTCCTTTGGGCGGTTAACTTTTTTAAAGTATGCAAAAACTGTCTTTTAAATTGTGGATCCATACCGGCAGTGGGCTCATCCAATACCAATATTTGGGGTTGCATGGACATTACGCCGGCAATGGCCACCCGCCTCCTCATACCCCCGCTTAAAGTCAAGGGCGGCATATCTAACAAGCCTTTGTCAATGCCTACGATATCTATACTTTCATAAACCCTTTTTTCTATCTCACTGTCCGGTAAACCCAAGTTCTTTGGGCCAAAGGCGATGTCCTTGTATACCGATTCCTCAAACAGCTGTTGTTCTGGGTATTGAAATACCAAGCCCACTTTTCTCCACAGCTGTTTTCTTATTTTTTTATCTGCAGCGTCTAGGCCCAATACTTTAACGGTGCCCTGCTGCGGGGCCAGCAGCCCGTTAAAATGCTGTATCAAAGTAGATTTTCCGGACCCGGTGGGACCGATAATGCCCACCGTTTGGCCTTGGGCAATCTTTAATGAAATATCCACCAAGGCCTTGGTTTCAAAGGGTGTAGAGGCATTATGGGTATAGCTGACTTTGTGTAGTTCTATTGCCCACATAGGCCATCCACCAATTCTTCTATATTTAAGGGGGGTCTGTCCATCTTAAAACCACCGGCAGATAAGCCTTGTGCAAATTTCACCACATCCGGAAGTTCAAGCCGATAATTTTTTATCTCTTCCCCCATGCTGAACAGCTGCCGGGGGGTGGTATCTGCCACAATTCTACCCCTTTGCAGCACTATAACCCGATCGGATAATGCAACTTCATCCATTAGATGGGTTACCAGTACCACAGTTTTTTTATGCCTTTTGTTCAGTTGGATAATGATTTCAGACAGTTCTTGCCTTCCCAATGGATCTAACATGGCGCTGGGTTCATCTAAGACCAGGCAATCCGGCTCCATGGCCAACACGCCCGCAATGGCTAAACGCTGTTTTTGCCCCCCTGAAAGCAAGTGTGGGGGGTGCTTTCTCATATGGTCTAACTTCAGCAGCTTAATATAATAATCTACTTTTCTCTTAATATCTTCCGGGGCAAGACCCAGGTTCTCCAATCCAAAGGCAACGTCTTCTTCTAATATGGATGACACCAACTGATTATCTGGATTTTGAAAAACCATCCCGGTACGCCTGCGAATTTCCCATATGTTTTTTTCATTGCTGCTATCCATGCCTTGAACAAGCACTTTGCCACTGCTGGGCGTCAATAGTCCATTTAGGTGTTTGGCCAATGTAGATTTGCCTGAACCGTTACCACCGGTAACTGTTATAAATTGCCCTTGCTTGATGCTTAAGTTGATGTTCCTTAGGGCACTGACATACCTGTCTTTACCCACTTGGTATTTAAAACACACATCTTTTAGTTCTATTAATATCTTATCTTTGTTTGCATCCACGGTGGTACCTCCTTTTAGATACCCCCTAAACGCCATAAGGAAATCGCATGTTAGGCGATTTCCCACGACTTAATGCTAAGTTATTACAGCAGCTCTAAGATAGCCATTGGTGCAGCGTCACCTCTGCGGTAACCGGTTTTTATAATTCTTGTATAACCACCTGTGCGATCACTATACTTTGGTGCAATTTCATTGAAAAGCTTTCTTACTACTTTTTCTTCGTAAATGTATTCTAAGCACTGGCGTCTTGCTGCAAGGTCATTTTTCTTTGCCAAAGTTACCAGTTTCTCTGCTATGCTTCTTACCTCTTTAGCCCGGGTTTCAGTGGTTTCAATACGGTTTTCCCGAAACAGTGAGGTCACTAAGTTTCTCAGCATAGCTTTGCGGTGACCGGTGTTTCGCCCTAGCTTACGATATCCCACCGTTCTCCCTCCTTACTACTCGTCGTCTTTTCTTAGGGTAAGTCCCAGTTCGGCCAGTTTGTTTACTACCTCTTCCAGGGATTTTTTACCTAAGTTGCGTACTTTCATCATGTCCTCTTCGGTGCGTTGTATTAATTCTTCAACGGTATTGATGCCAGCGCGCTTTAAGCAATTGTAAGAGCGCACCGAGAGATCCAGTTCTTCAACGGTCATTTCCAATATCTTATCTTTTTGTTCTTCTTCCTTCTCAACCATGATCTCTACATCGTTAGTTGCCTCTGTTAAACCGATAAAGAGGCGCAGGTGTTCACTCATGATTTTTGCGGCCAAGCTGGTTGCCTCGTCCGGACGTATGCTTCCATCGGTCCAAACTTCCAGTGTTAGTTTGTCGTAGTCGGTAATTTGCCCCACCCTGGTATTCTCCACGTTAAAGTTAACTTTCCTTACGGGAGTATATACCGAGTCCACAGGGATTACACCGATTATGTGATCACCTTTTTTGTTTTTCTCAGCGGTAGAATATCCTCGGCCTCGGGCAACTGTAATTTCCATAAATAATCGCGCATTTTCGGCCAACGTTGCTATGTGTAAGTCGGGATTTAATATTTCAACGTCTGCGTCGCAAATAATATCTGCAGCTGTTACAGTCCCTTCGCCCTGAGCTTCAATTCTTAGTACTTTCTCTTCCTCATCGTGAATTTTAAGGCACAGCATTTTAAGGTTTAGTATTATGTCTGTTACGTCTTCCCTAACACCTGGAACTGTTGAAAACTCGTGCAGTACGCCATCTATTTTAACTGATGTCACTGCAACTCCGGGCAGTGAAGACAGCAAAATGCGGCGCAAACTATTACCTAAGGTAATGCCGTATCCCCTTTCCAGAGGTTCTACTACAAACTTACCGTAAGTATTATCTTCGTTATGCTCTACACACTCAATTCTTGGTTTCTCAATTTCCAACATATGCGGTAACCCTCCTTTGGCCGAAAAAAGGCAGATATTTAATCAAGCCCCCGACCTACCTGGAATAACGCTCAACAATCAGGTGTTCTTCAACAGGAACATCAATTTGTTCTCTGTTCGGAAGGGCCACTACACGACCTTTTACTTGCTCAGCATCATATTCCAGCCAAGCAGGAGGGGTTTTTTCACTGGCCCGCTCTATTAAATCCTTCAATTTAGCGGACTGCTTGCTGCGCTCACGTACGGTAATTTCGTCTCCCACGCGAACCAGGTATGATGGTATGTTTACCTTGCGGCCATTTACTTCAAAGTGTCCATGGTTGACCAGCTGCCGGGCCTCTGTACGGGAAACTGCCAAGCCCAGGCGGTAAACTACGTTATCTAAGCGGCGCTCCAAGAGGCGCAGTAAGTTATCACCGGTAACACCCGGTTGACGGGCCGCTTCTTTAAAGTAGTTGCGGAACTGTCTTTCCAGCACACCGTAAATACGGCGGGCCCTTTGTTTCGCCCGTAACTGCAATCCATATTCAGATACCTTTCTGCGGCTTTGACCGTGTTGACCGGGGGGATAGCTGCGGCGATCTATGGCACACTTGCCTGTATAGCAGCGATCACCTTTCAGGTATAGTTTTAAGCCTTCACGGCGACATAGTTTACATTGCGCACCGGTATATCTTGCCATTTAGCTCAACACCTCCTAAACTCTCCGACGTTTTGGCGGACGGCATCCATTATGGGGAATAGGGGTAACGTCTTTAATCATGCTTACTTCTAAGCCTGCCGCTTGAAGTGAACGTATAGCTGCCTCCCGTCCTGCGCCGGGTCCTTTAACCATTACTTCTACTGTTTTCATGCCATGTTCAATTGCATCTTTTGCTGCTTTTTCTGCAGCCATTTGGGCTGCAAAAGGTGTGCTCTTACGAGAACCCTTGAAACCAACTTGACCCGCTGTAGCCCAAGAAATAGCATTTCCCTTAGGGTCGGTAATGGTTACGATAGTGTTATTAAATGACGACCTAATAAATGCAACACCGGTTTCGATGTTCTTTCTTTCGCGTCTTCTAGTACGCGTTGCGCGACGCGCCATATATTAATTCCCTCCCTTAGGCTACTTCTTTCTCCGTACACCGACAGTTCTCTTCGGACCTTTGCGTGTACGGGCGTTAGTCTTGGTGTTTTGTCCGCGAACCGGCAGGCCGCGGCGGTGTCTTAAACCGCGGTAACAGCCAATTTCAATTAGCCTTTTAATGTTCATTGCCACTTCACGGCGCAAGTCACCTTCAACAACAACGTTGTTATCGATATATTCACGTAGTTTGTTAACTTCGTCTTCAGTTAAATCACGGACTCTGGTATCCGGGTTGATTCCGGTTGCGGCTAAAATACTTTTTGATGTTGATAGCCCAATACCATAGATGTAGGTCAGCCCGATTTCAACTCTTTTATCCCTGGGTAAATCCACCCCGGAAATACGTGCCATCTGTTATGAACACCTCCATTTTACCCTTGCTTTTGCTTATGCTTAGGGTTGAGACAAATGACCATTACCTTACCTTTGCGGCGAATGATCTTGCATTTTTCACAAATCGGTTTAACCGAAGGTCTTACTTTCAATTGTTTCACCCTCCCTTTAGCTGGGTGTTAAGTTACTTATACCGGTAAACTATTCTACCCCGCGTTAAATCATATGGCGACAGTTCAACGGTAACTTTATCACCAGGTAAAATACGAATAAAATTCATTCTTATTTTCCCAGATACATGCGCCAGTACTTTATGTCCATTGTCTAGCTCTACCCGAAACATGGCATTCGGAAGCGGCTCAATTACGATACCCTCTACTTCAATAACATCGCTCTTTGACATATGTCTAGGCCTTACCTCCCTTACCCCTTCCCTAATCAAACAAATCCATATTTTGCTCCTTGTACTCTGCAATACTTCTTTGTATATCGGCGTTATTTACCCGTTCACCTGCGTTAATCTTTTCATTGACCAGTCCAGATACATGGGGCAATATTTTTAAATGTTTGATGTTTTTCTTTTTAGGGTTTTCAACTCTCCGGTTTGTGCCGTCAGCAACCCATAAACAATTATTGTCTCCCACCTTAAGGATTAAATAAAGTGTGTCTTTATCCCGCCCTGCGGTTGAGCAAACTAATTGACCCATTTCAAACGCTTCTTCTTTCAACCTCGCACCCCCACAAACTTTCGGTCCGTGGCCCGCTGTTTTTACAGCCTGGTTAAAATCTCAGGTACATCATCTGTAATGGCAATAGTGTGCTCAAAGTGGGCCGACAATTTGTTGTCTTTGGTGACCACTGTCCAGTTGTTGGGAAGGGTTTGCACTTCAAATGTGCCTACATTAACCATTGGTTCTATGGCCAATGTCATACCTTCTTTAAGCCGAGGCCCACGCCCGGGACGTCCGTAGTTAGGTACCTGAGGCTCTTCGTGCAGTTTACTGCCTATTCCATGGCCCACATAGTCTCGAACCACTGAATATCCATGGCCTTCCGCATAGCTTTGTATGGCATGGGATATGTCCGATAGGCGATTCCCGTCCACAGCATAGTCAATTCCTATATACAGTGCTTGCTCTGTCACCCGCATCAGTTCCAGTGCTTCATCACTTACATCACCCACCGGCAGTGTACGGGCACTGTCTCCAAAATAGCCATTTATTTCTGCTCCAAGGTCAATACTAATAATATCTCCACTATCCAATTTTCTTAAACCAGGGATACCATGAACAACTTCTTCGTTTACTGAAGCACATATGGTGGCCGGAAACCCGTATAAGCCCTTAAAAGCCGGGTTTGCACCGTTTTTGACAATAAAGTCTTCCGCTATGGTGTCAAGGTCTTTTGTGGTAACCCCGGGTTTCACAGCCTTTTCCAGCTCTTTAAAGGTTAGGGCCACAAGTTTACCGGCATCACGCATGTAGCCTAGTTCTTTTTCAGATTTGCAGGTAATCATTTATATCATCCTACTTAATGAATCCTTGATAACTGCGCATTAATAGTTGTGATTCAATTTGTTTCATGGTATCAAGGGCAACCCCTACCACAATTAACAGTGAGGTACCGCCAAACCATATGCCCGGTATCTTAGTTGCCGCCATTACAAAGTTTGGCATTATGGCAATCAAGGCCAGGAATACCGCCCCTGCCAAGGTAATTCTGCTCATTACTTTGGAAATGTATTCTGCAGTGGGGCGTCCGGGTCTCATGCCCGGAATAAATCCACCATGCCTTTTAATGTTATCTGCCATATCAACGGGGTTCATAATAATGGCGGTATAGAAGTAAGTGAATCCCATAATCAGCAGGGCATAAACTACGGTGTTGGGAATGGTACCAAAACCAAGGTAGGTAGTATACCACTGCCCAAATTTAGCGCCACCAAACCACTGGGCAAGTTGCTCAGGGAACATCAGCAGTGACGACGCAAAAATCACAGGAATTACACCGGCCTGGTTAACCCTCAAGGGCAGGTGAGTTGTTTGCCCGCCGTAAACCCGACGACCAACTACCCTTTTCGCATATTGCACCGGTATTCTCCGCTGACCTTGATGAACAACCACTATTCCGGCTATTACCAGCAAACCTATTACGATTAGCGCCAGTACACTCAGAATACTAATGGTACCCACAACCAGCGCCTCACTTAGATACATAACTGCACCGGGAATGCCTGAAACAATACCGGCAAATATTATCAAAGATATACCGTTGCCAATACCCTTTTCAGTAATTTGCTCACCGAGCCACATTAAGAAGACGGTACCGGCAGTTAGCGTAATGGCCACTGCAATGTAGGCAAAGGGACCCGGATTGGCCAAGGCTGCTTTTAGGTAAATGGACAGACCAATGGCCTGAATAAAGGCAAGCACCGCAGTAAAGTACCTGGTGTACTGGGTTATTTTCTTACGTCCTTCTTCGCCTTCTTTGGCCAGTTGCTCTAACCTTGGTATAACAACAGTTAACAGTTGCATGATAATTGATGCGTTAATATAGGGGAATATCCCCATGGCAACCACTGAAATATTTGCAAAGGCGCCTCCGGATATAACATCAAAAAAACCGAACAGCATGTTGCTTTGAGCCAGTTCCTTAAATAGGCTGGGGTCTACCCCGGGCACCGGTATATGTGCTGCCACCCTGAACACTAACAGCATCGCCAATGTAAACAGCAACTTGTTTTTCAGTTCCGAAACCTTAAAAGCGTTTCTTAAGCTATCCAGCAAGCTAGATCACCTCTGCAGTTCCGCCGGCGGCGGCAATTTTTTCGGCTGCCGACTTGCTAAAGGCATTTGCCCGAACTGTAAGGTTTTTCTCTAAATTACCGTCACCTAATATTTTCACTCCGTCTGCTACTTTTTTAATCACACCGGTTTCTTTAAGCAGTTCTGGTGTTACCACTGTTCCATTGTCAAATTTGTTTAGTTGGTCTACGTTAATGGCAATAATTTCTTTTCTAAAAATATTTGTAAATCCGCGTTTGGGTAAGCGGCGCTGCAAAGGCATTTGACCACCTTCAAAACCTGGCCTTACTCCACCTCCGGAACGAGCCTTTTGACCTTTATGCCCACGCCCGGCAGTCTTTCCCTTCCCTGTGGCAATGCCTCTACCCTTACGGATTGCTTTTTTCCTTGCCCCAGGAGCAGGTTTTAATTCGTGCAGTTTCACCGGCGCACCTCCTTTACGCATTTTCTACTTTAACTAAGTGTAATACCTTATTCACCATTCCTCTAATCTGAGGGGTGTCTTCATGAATCACTGAGCTGTTTAATTTTCTTAAACCCAGTGTTTTTACAGTGATACGTTGTTTTTCGTTCTGGCCGATTGGGCTTCTCACCAGAGTGATTTTTAACTTGGCCATAATCGCCCTCCTAACCTAACAGTTCTTCAACCGTTTTTCCTCTTAGGCGTGCCACCTCTTCAGGTGTTTTCAGTCTTGACAGTGCTTCCATGGTAGCACGTATCATGTTGTTGGGGTTGTTAGAGCCCAGCGACTTTGTAAGAATGTCACGTACTCCAGCCAACTCTAAAACAGCACGCACAGCACCACCGGCAATAACTCCGGTACCGGGAGCAGCCGGTTTTAATAAAACTTTACCTGCTCCAAATCTCCCCAAAGCTTCGTGGGGAAGAGTTGTTCCGTTTAGAGGTACAGTTATCATGTTTTTCTTTGCATCTTCTACGCCTTTGCGAATGGCATCGGGAACTTGGCTGGCTTTACCGAGTCCGTAACCCACGTGGCCATTTCCGTCGCCCACAACCACCAGGGCCGAGAAACTAAACCGCCGTCCACCTTTTACCACCTTTGCAACGCGGTTAATATATACAACCCGTTCGGATAATTCCAGCTTGCTGGGGTCAATTCTTGACATTATGCTTCTTATTCCCTCCTTGTACCGTATTAAAATTCCAAACCGGCACTTCTGGCAGCTTCAGCCAGCGCCTTGACTCGACCGTGATAGATGTATCCCGCTCTATCAAACACTACCCTTTTCAAGCCTGCATCGACAGCTTTTTTACCTATCAGTTCTCCCACTGCCTTTGCAGCTTCAATATTTCCGCCTGTTTTTAAATTACCCTTAAGTTCCGGCGATAGGGATGAAGCAGCAACCAGCGTTACACCCTTTTCGTCGTCAATAATTTGTGCATAAATATGGTTCAAACTACGAAACACATTTAGTCTTGGGCGCTCTGCTGTACCCAGAATTTTATTGCGTAATCTTAAACGACGTTTAGCACGAATGGCTTTGCGGTCAGGCTTTTTTAACAACTGATTTCACCCCTTCCCTATTTCTTACCAGCTTTACCGGCTTTGCGGCGAATGTATTCGTTTTCATACTTAATACCTTTACCTTTGTAGGGCTCCGGTTCCCGTACTGCACGAATATTAGCTGCAACTTTTCCTACCAGTTCTTTGTCTATACCCTTAACTTCAATTCTGTTTTGAGATGGAACTTCAATTTCGATACCGGCCGGAGGATCCATTTCAACAGGTTGTGAATATCCAACATTTAAGACCAGTTTTTTGCCTTGCTTTTGAGCGCGGTATCCCACACCTACTAATTCTAAGTTCTTTTGGTAACCCTTGGTTACACCTTCAATCATGTTGAAAATTAAAGTGCGGGTTAAACCGTGCAATGATTTATGCTGCTTTTCTTCTGACGGGCGCTCTACTACAACGTTGTTATCTTCCAATTTTATTATCATATCCCGGTGCATTGTTCTTTCCAATTGCCCCTTTGGCCCCTTTACCTGCACCAGGTTATCTTTAACCTGAACATCAACGCCTTGGGGTACCGGGATTGGTTTTCTACCAATACGGCTCATATCCTACACCTCCTTAGCCAACTTACCAGACGTAGCAGATAACTTCTCCGCC is part of the Desulfofalx alkaliphila DSM 12257 genome and encodes:
- the rplM gene encoding 50S ribosomal protein L13, whose translation is MKTFMAKPEEVQRKWYVIDAQGKTLGRLATEAARILRGKHKPTYTPHVDTGDHVIVINAEKVVLTGNKLQQKKYYRHSGYPGGLKATPYSEMMKKKPETVVEKAIFGMMPHNRLGAKAAKKLKVYRGAEHPHQAQQPEEWKF
- the rplQ gene encoding 50S ribosomal protein L17, coding for MGYRKLGRNTGHRKAMLRNLVTSLFRENRIETTETRAKEVRSIAEKLVTLAKKNDLAARRQCLEYIYEEKVVRKLFNEIAPKYSDRTGGYTRIIKTGYRRGDAAPMAILELL
- a CDS encoding heteromeric transposase endonuclease subunit TnsA, whose translation is MAKRDTSWTMAKYKRFLSENRGAGELASYKPWLSIQDFPSKGRVSRIKGWKTNRIHHFFSDIQTRCFYMFEWDDEIVDIREHYPLLDLAEVVKDNKDLKQEFFINKEPPYILTTTFLLTLRNHKYIARTVKSSSELGKKSVLERLEIERRYWAAKQIDFGIVTQKEIPTKMVKNIEWIHSSLYTYEERGLTENSLENYCNILIDKFRDSKYSIRKITSDFDKENDVSDGTGLYIFKYLLASKHIYIDMSESIDIAKSRPKIIIDWGARYASNQ
- a CDS encoding energy-coupling factor transporter ATPase, which produces MWAIELHKVSYTHNASTPFETKALVDISLKIAQGQTVGIIGPTGSGKSTLIQHFNGLLAPQQGTVKVLGLDAADKKIRKQLWRKVGLVFQYPEQQLFEESVYKDIAFGPKNLGLPDSEIEKRVYESIDIVGIDKGLLDMPPLTLSGGMRRRVAIAGVMSMQPQILVLDEPTAGMDPQFKRQFLHTLKKLTAQRNITIIIVTHSMEEAAEITEQLIVLNKGKIEMQGSPREVFKQADRLIEMGLTVPFEVNVMLKLQQRGLDVPNDVLGIDEAVNEILKVKGCLKTGG
- the truA gene encoding tRNA pseudouridine(38-40) synthase TruA encodes the protein MRNIKLTVAYDGTDYHGFQEQRGSGVATIQDRLEKALSKLAKRPVQVIGAGRTDSGVHAKGQVVNFRCDSWPVPLEKLPLALNALLPGDIVVTKAEEVSIDFHARFSAIGKTYIYTIHNHRLPDPFSRRFALHEPRPLDHRAMDRAAKYLEGEHDFKSFQAQGTPVITTVRKITEAKVERERDKVYIILTANGFLYNMVRIIAGTLIQVGLGKISPEDLVNILNSKDRTQAGPTVPPQGLRMEKVYY
- a CDS encoding DNA-directed RNA polymerase subunit alpha yields the protein MLEIEKPRIECVEHNEDNTYGKFVVEPLERGYGITLGNSLRRILLSSLPGVAVTSVKIDGVLHEFSTVPGVREDVTDIILNLKMLCLKIHDEEEKVLRIEAQGEGTVTAADIICDADVEILNPDLHIATLAENARLFMEITVARGRGYSTAEKNKKGDHIIGVIPVDSVYTPVRKVNFNVENTRVGQITDYDKLTLEVWTDGSIRPDEATSLAAKIMSEHLRLFIGLTEATNDVEIMVEKEEEQKDKILEMTVEELDLSVRSYNCLKRAGINTVEELIQRTEEDMMKVRNLGKKSLEEVVNKLAELGLTLRKDDE
- a CDS encoding energy-coupling factor transporter ATPase, whose amino-acid sequence is MDANKDKILIELKDVCFKYQVGKDRYVSALRNINLSIKQGQFITVTGGNGSGKSTLAKHLNGLLTPSSGKVLVQGMDSSNEKNIWEIRRRTGMVFQNPDNQLVSSILEEDVAFGLENLGLAPEDIKRKVDYYIKLLKLDHMRKHPPHLLSGGQKQRLAIAGVLAMEPDCLVLDEPSAMLDPLGRQELSEIIIQLNKRHKKTVVLVTHLMDEVALSDRVIVLQRGRIVADTTPRQLFSMGEEIKNYRLELPDVVKFAQGLSAGGFKMDRPPLNIEELVDGLCGQ
- a CDS encoding energy-coupling factor transporter transmembrane component T family protein translates to MLGRITLGQFVPGNSIVHRLNPVVKVLAVITGTLAIFVWPGIKGILISSLYLALIILPVAKLIRFVFRGLWPLWVIITFTFVFHAFSVPGETVFSLAFLHMTKEGLEKALIFVGRLVMVVMLVSVLTLTTSPVALTHALEKILSPFKRIGVPAHELSMMMTIALRFIPTLVSEAEVIMKAQRSRGADFTQGGLVDRIKALVPFIVPLLAGSLRRAEELAVAMESRCYRGGINRTSMNQMYLGKTDYLALIITAAFLGMAITYRFAGW
- the rpsI gene encoding 30S ribosomal protein S9; this encodes MAQVQFYGTGRRKSSVARVYLVPGDGKLIINNKELSEYFGRKTLEAIVRQPLEITGVEGRFNVKCTVHGGGTTGQAGAVKMGIARALVQADPNLRPVLKRAGFLTRDPRMKERHKYGLKKARRAPQFSKR